The following proteins are co-located in the Triticum aestivum cultivar Chinese Spring chromosome 1A, IWGSC CS RefSeq v2.1, whole genome shotgun sequence genome:
- the LOC123120653 gene encoding uncharacterized protein gives MARGDHQDDDDDFMELPRQNRATGWIKDGDEKRKRHRNRASQERLTILTEGFTDEQKGAAGEMGMQALMDVRCKNLVNHVCDWLGEIYDPASREFVIPGRGRLPLDEESVFCTLGVPCGEIKVPYEVNNKNEEALFACLFPGMASMPNTTVLATLLEGLKTHGEVFTMKLLMYLISAVFAPTTSLCPSNKCFPILAKLKDVKNMNRCKFIADFLHDAFSNKMY, from the exons ATGGCTCGCGGCGAccatcaagatgatgatgatgacttcatggaGTTACCGCGACAGAATCGCGCGACTGGTTGGATAAAAGATGGCGATGAG AAGAGGAAACGTCATCGCAATAGGGCTTCGCAAGAACGCCTGACTATATTGACTGAGGGATTTACTGATGAGCAGAAGGGAGCTGCCGGTGAGATGGGGatgcaggctctgatggatgtTCGATGCAAGAATCTAGTGAACCATGTATGCGACTGGCTCGGTGAGATTTATGATCCTGCCTCCAGGGAATTCGTGATTCCTGGACGTGGAAGACTGCCTTTGGATGAGGAATCTGTCTTCTGCACGTTGGGTGTTCCCTGTGGAGAAATCAAAGTCCCATATGAGGTGAATAATAAGAATGAGGAAGCCTTATTCGCCTGTTTGTTTCCTGGGATGGCATCCATGCCGAATACGACTGTGCTGGCAACTTTGTTGGAGGGCTTGAAAACCCATGGCGAGGTATTTacgatgaagctactcatgtacctgaTCTCAGCTGTCTTTGCGCCTACCACATCTCTTTGCCCAAGCAACAagtgcttccccatcctg GCGAAGTTGAAAGATGTTAAGAACATGAATCGGTGTAAATTCATCGCagacttcctgcatgatgcattctcaaacaagatgtaCTAG
- the LOC123046996 gene encoding probable inactive receptor kinase At5g16590, which translates to MDKQRRQLRLRQWLVVPWVIAVMGAAVATAELAESDLEAFRDERGGLVALRDGLRSAKDLHSNWTGPPCHGGRSRWYGVSCDGEGRVVGVRLDGVQLTGALPAGALRGVARLATLSLRDNAIHGALPGLAGLDRLRVIDLSSNRFSGPIPRRYAAALPALTRLELQDNLLNGTVPAFAQGELTVFNVSYNFLQGEVPGTRALRRFPASAFGHNLKLCGEAVNAACGSGSPSADDEAPAAGNRDDRVVRPAEQDARGRAARKSRHFKLAAWSVVAIALIAAMVPFAAVLIFLHQTKKSREVRLGGRATPTGAPDIKDKAEQGKLSGSGSGSSSGSRNAQAQLQFFRADKAAGFDLDDLFRSTAEMLGKGRLGITYRVTLEGGAAVVVVKRLRNMGHVPRKDFAHTMQLLGKLRHENVVEVVACYHSKEEKLAVYEHVPGRSLFELLHENRGEGRMPLPWPARLSIAKGMARGLAYLHRTMPFFHRPPHGNLKSSNVIILSTPSGKHQHPHVVPKLTDYGFHPLLPHHAHRLAAAKCPEYARGKRPSSRADVFCFGLVLLEVVTGKLPVDEADGDMAEWARLALSHEWSTDILDVEIVGELERHGDMLRLTEVALMCAAVEPDRRPKMPDVVRMIDEIGGGVEEKGRWELVVG; encoded by the exons ATGGATAAGCAGAGGCGCCAGCTTCGGCTACGGCAATGGCTGGTGGTTCCATGGGTTATCGCGGTCATGGGAGCTGCCGTGGCGACGGCGGAGTTGGCGGAGTCGGACCTGGAGGCGTTCCGCGACGAGCGGGGCGGGCTGGTGGCGCTGCGCGACGGGCTGCGCTCGGCCAAGGACCTGCACTCCAACTGGACGGGCCCGCCGTGCCACGGCGGGCGGAGCCGGTGGTACGGCGTCTCCTGCGACGGCGAGGGCCGCGTGGTGGGCGTCAGGCTCGACGGGGTTCAGCTCACGGGCGCGCTCCCCGCTGGCGCGCTCCGCGGCGTCGCGCGGCTTGCCACGCTCAGCCTGCGTGACAACGCCATCCACGGCGCGCTCCCGGGGCTTGCCGGCCTGGACCGGCTCCGCGTCATCGACCTGTCGAGCAACCGCTTCTCGGGCCCGATCCCGCGCCGGTACGCCGCGGCGCTCCCCGCTCTCACGCGGCTCGAGCTCCAGGACAACCTGCTCAACGGAACCGTGCCGGCGTTCGCGCAGGGCGAGCTCACCGTCTTCAACGTGTCCTACAACTTCCTCCAGGGCGAGGTCCCGGGTACGCGTGCGCTCCGCCGGTTCCCCGCGAGCGCTTTCGGCCACAACCTCAAGCTCTGCGGCGAGGCCGTGAACGCCGCGTGCGGGTCGGGTTCGCCCTCAGCCGACGATGAAGCCCCAGCTGCCGGCAACCGCGACGATCGGGTCGTCAGGCCGGCCGAACAGGACGCCCGCGGGCGGGCCGCGCGCAAGTCAAGGCACTTCAAGCTGGCTGCGTGGAGCGTCGTGGCGATCGCCCTTATCGCCGCGATGGTGCCGTTCGCCGCCGTGCTCATCTTCCTGCATCAGACCAAGAAGTCCCGGGAGGTTCGTCTCGGTGGCCGTGCCACGCCGACAGGAGCGCCGGACATCAAGGATAAAGCCGAGCAAGGCAAGTTGagtggcagcggcagcggcagcagcagcgggaGCCGGAACGCGCAGGCGCAGCTGCAGTTCTTCCGCGCGGACAAGGCGGCCGGCTTCGACCTCGACGACCTGTTCCGTTCGACGGCGGAGATGCTCGGCAAGGGACGGCTGGGGATCACCTACCGCGTGACGCTCGAGGGCGGCGCGGCCGTCGTCGTCGTGAAGCGGCTGCGCAACATGGGGCACGTGCCGCGCAAGGACTTCGCGCACACCATGCAGCTGCTGGGAAAGCTCCGGCACGAGAACGTGGTCGAGGTCGTCGCGTGCTACCACTCCAAGGAGGAGAAGCTCGCCGTCTACGAACACGTGCCCGGGCGCAGCCTCTTCGAGCTCCTTCACG AGAACAGAGGCGAAGGCAGGATGCCGCTGCCGTGGCCGGCGAGGCTGTCGATAGCGAAGGGCATGGCGCGCGGGCTGGCGTACCTGCACCGGACGATGCCGTTTTTCCACCGGCCGCCGCACGGCAACCTCAAGTCGTCCAACGTGATCATCCTGTCGACGCCCAGCGGCAAGCACCAGCACCCGCACGTGGTGCCGAAGCTCACGGACTACGGCTTCCACCCGCTGCTCCCTCACCACGCGCACAGGCTGGCCGCGGCCAAGTGCCCGGAGTACGCGCGCGGCAAGCGACCGTCGTCCCGGGCCGACGTGTTCTGCTTCGGCCTCGTGCTGCTGGAGGTGGTGACGGGGAAGTTGCCGGTGGACGAGGCTGACGGCGACATGGCGGAGTGGGCGCGTCTGGCGCTGAGCCACGAGTGGTCCACGGACATACTCGACGTGGAGATCGTCGGCGAGCTGGAGCGGCACGGGGACATGCTGAGGCTCACGGAGGTCGCGCTGATGTGCGCTGCTGTCGAGCCCGACAGGCGGCCCAAGATGCCCGACGTCGTCAGGATGATCGACGAGATCGGCGGCGGCGTGGAGGAGAAAGGGAGGTGGGAGCTCGTCGTAGGATGA